Proteins encoded by one window of Chloroflexota bacterium:
- a CDS encoding glycosyltransferase yields the protein MNPLYTLWASLNYQSAGLLAVGLMAVTAWNWWQWRCDRALALRLRPPASSPPSSSAYQLPSPSVPLPKVSVLVAAWNEAEMIEQHIQSFLGLQYPDKELVLCAGGPDVTYEIARRYAGEQVIVLEQQPGEGKQRALQRCLEHASGAILFLTDADSLLDDGSFAQTLTPLLHEREDVATGTSRPLRSQLDNPFVIYQWCTDSFVSAKQPKFISGIEGRNWAVKRSALDEIGGFPGEVQTGTDYYMAKLLLHAGHRIRYVRESAIATEYPATFRSLWRCQSRWVRNLLLHGPKFGAYNEAWQALRATLAGWTMLLLPFLGLVVGPIFLALWAVLLAHALLARVRYARFTSLYQGVAIGWKQYGLLPLYMFVDFVAWSLPLLHLLTRRHQW from the coding sequence ATGAACCCGCTGTATACTCTGTGGGCAAGCCTGAACTATCAGTCCGCTGGGCTATTGGCCGTAGGCCTGATGGCTGTAACAGCCTGGAACTGGTGGCAGTGGCGTTGTGACCGCGCACTCGCCCTGCGCCTCCGCCCCCCTGCTTCCTCGCCCCCCAGCTCCTCCGCTTACCAGCTCCCCAGCCCCTCTGTTCCCTTGCCCAAAGTCAGCGTCTTAGTAGCGGCATGGAACGAGGCAGAGATGATCGAACAGCACATCCAGTCCTTCCTGGGGTTGCAATATCCCGACAAGGAACTGGTCTTGTGCGCCGGAGGACCGGACGTGACGTACGAAATAGCGCGTCGGTACGCCGGAGAGCAGGTCATTGTGCTGGAGCAGCAGCCTGGCGAGGGGAAGCAGCGGGCGCTGCAGCGCTGTCTGGAGCACGCAAGCGGCGCAATCCTCTTCCTCACCGATGCTGACTCGCTGCTCGATGACGGCTCCTTCGCACAGACGCTGACACCGCTATTGCACGAAAGAGAGGACGTTGCCACAGGCACATCGCGACCTCTGCGGAGCCAATTAGATAATCCCTTTGTCATCTACCAATGGTGCACAGATTCATTCGTAAGTGCTAAGCAGCCCAAGTTTATCTCAGGTATCGAAGGTCGTAACTGGGCAGTGAAGCGTTCTGCACTGGACGAGATAGGCGGGTTCCCTGGTGAGGTACAAACAGGCACGGACTATTATATGGCCAAGCTCCTGCTGCATGCGGGTCACCGTATCCGTTATGTGCGAGAGAGCGCTATCGCGACAGAGTACCCGGCCACCTTCCGCTCCCTCTGGCGTTGCCAGTCGCGTTGGGTGCGCAACCTGCTGCTGCACGGGCCAAAGTTTGGTGCCTATAACGAGGCATGGCAGGCTTTGCGCGCCACACTGGCAGGCTGGACGATGCTCCTGTTGCCCTTCCTTGGCCTTGTGGTAGGGCCAATATTCCTTGCCCTCTGGGCAGTGCTGCTCGCCCATGCACTGCTGGCAAGGGTGCGCTACGCCCGCTTTACCAGCCTGTACCAGGGGGTTGCCATCGGCTGGAAGCAGTACGGGCTTCTTCCGCTTTACATGTTCGT
- a CDS encoding polysaccharide deacetylase family protein, with product MTNVRQDQTVERMVRKLAIIWGWWRGRRARTLLYHSIADEPSDPLAVPPSLFVQQIEWLARNRFRVISTDKLRMAISQGLDLPQTIVLTFDDALHDFFDTALPVLHRYGFSATVFVPTGKVGQVSDWSKTHPLRPLMGKEQLTQLVEMGFELGSHTVTHAALPALTEQALMYELKESLAYLQRLTGRNSIPFAYPYGRAGKREQAAVREAGYTSAYLAGVLWGNGKGSDLFCLTRDVMRGDTSLARFISLVNGYLDLWRALSDFIRRFGRSRVTME from the coding sequence ATGACCAACGTGAGACAGGACCAAACGGTAGAGAGAATGGTTCGCAAACTGGCCATAATATGGGGGTGGTGGCGTGGTAGACGAGCGCGCACCCTGCTCTATCACAGTATTGCGGATGAGCCCTCTGATCCACTGGCAGTTCCACCGAGCTTGTTTGTCCAACAAATAGAATGGCTGGCTAGAAACCGTTTCAGAGTTATCTCTACCGATAAACTCAGAATGGCGATCAGTCAGGGACTCGATCTACCGCAGACTATTGTCTTGACCTTCGACGACGCCTTACATGACTTCTTTGACACAGCTTTACCTGTGTTGCATCGTTACGGCTTTAGCGCTACGGTCTTTGTACCCACAGGAAAGGTTGGGCAGGTTAGTGATTGGAGCAAGACTCACCCGCTCAGACCGTTGATGGGCAAAGAACAACTCACTCAATTGGTGGAAATGGGCTTTGAGCTGGGTAGCCATACCGTTACCCATGCCGCACTTCCTGCGCTCACTGAGCAAGCTTTAATGTATGAACTGAAGGAATCCTTGGCCTATCTCCAGCGGCTTACAGGAAGGAATAGTATTCCCTTTGCCTATCCCTACGGACGAGCAGGTAAACGAGAGCAGGCTGCTGTCAGGGAAGCGGGGTATACCAGCGCCTATCTCGCGGGAGTGCTGTGGGGAAACGGGAAAGGCAGTGATCTCTTCTGCTTGACACGCGATGTGATGCGCGGCGATACTTCTCTGGCCAGGTTCATCTCCCTGGTGAATGGCTATCTCGACCTATGGCGAGCCTTGTCCGACTTCATACGTCGGTTTGGTAGAAGCAGAGTGACTATGGAATGA